In Vibrio marisflavi CECT 7928, the following are encoded in one genomic region:
- a CDS encoding type I restriction-modification enzyme R subunit C-terminal domain-containing protein, translating to MVNQNAEQIARDNIDEMLRAAGWAVQDKGKLNFSEGIGQAIREYQTDVGPADYVLFVDKRAVGVIEAKREEAGEKITTVETQTEGYANAKLKWVNNSEPLPFLYESTGVITRFTDGRDPKPRSREVFNFHRPETLLEWVEQGNSLRARLQDIPPLNPSNLPAKELGLRDCQEVAITNLEDSLKKNRPRALIQMATGAGKTYTAITSMYRILKHAKGKRILFLVDTKNLGEQAEHEMLNFTPSDDTRKFTELHVVQRLKSKYVPKDAEVCISTIQRMYSILKDEELDEALEEQNPAEQLTKPKEPVPVAYNPKVPIEHFDFIFIDECHRSIYNLWQQVLDYFDGFLIGLTATPDNRTFGFFKQNVVSDYDHEKAVADGVNVGNEVFTIQTKITKEGEKLRAKQQVEHRERVTRKKRWEQQDEDEAYTAKQLDKDIVNPSQIRTVLTTFRDSLPQIFPNREEVPKTLIFAKTDSHADDIIQMVREVFDEGNDFCKKITYRVKKDKTDSEGNVVEKGEDPKSVLSQFRMGYNPRIAVTVDMIATGTDVKPLECLVFMRDVKSRNYFEQMKGRGTRTLDLDELKKVTPSATTAKTHYVIVDAIGVTKSLKTASQPLITKPSVPLKDLAMGIMMGASDTDSVSSLAGRLARLNKQLDSQEHKRIEALTDGVPITQIVKGLFDAIDGDKVEERARIIAGQHGDMDPGEENRSKAQAEMVSQVANVFNGELIELIDTIRREKDQKIDHENLDEVLVADWEKASEEQAKELAVEFGEFLEANKDEITALEIFYDQPHRRREITYSMIKEVLEKLKSDKPKLAPLNVWQAYEQLDDVKSSKPIGELTALVALIRRVVGIDDKISNFDETVSKNFQRWVMKRHSGSNPKFTNEQMDWLRMIRDHFTASFHFEIDDLDSTPFDGEGGLGMMYELFGDEMNNIIDELNSELVA from the coding sequence ATGGTCAATCAAAATGCAGAACAAATCGCACGTGATAACATTGATGAAATGTTAAGAGCTGCCGGGTGGGCAGTTCAAGACAAAGGCAAACTCAATTTTAGTGAGGGTATCGGTCAAGCTATTCGCGAGTATCAGACTGATGTAGGTCCAGCCGATTATGTTCTGTTTGTTGATAAGAGAGCTGTTGGTGTTATTGAAGCCAAACGAGAAGAAGCTGGTGAAAAGATAACGACAGTTGAAACGCAAACTGAAGGCTATGCAAATGCTAAATTGAAGTGGGTTAACAATAGTGAACCATTACCATTTCTTTATGAGAGTACTGGTGTTATTACTCGTTTTACAGATGGCCGTGATCCTAAACCAAGATCTCGTGAAGTCTTCAACTTTCACCGACCAGAGACCTTATTGGAATGGGTTGAACAAGGCAATTCGTTACGTGCTCGCTTACAAGATATCCCACCATTAAACCCAAGCAACCTGCCTGCTAAAGAGCTTGGATTACGTGATTGTCAGGAAGTAGCAATCACTAACCTTGAAGATTCATTGAAGAAAAATAGACCTCGTGCTTTGATTCAAATGGCTACTGGTGCAGGTAAGACGTACACGGCCATCACCTCGATGTATCGCATCTTAAAGCATGCAAAAGGCAAACGTATCTTATTCCTTGTGGATACTAAAAACTTGGGTGAGCAAGCCGAACATGAAATGCTGAATTTCACGCCTAGTGATGATACCCGTAAGTTCACAGAGCTTCATGTTGTTCAGCGCTTGAAATCGAAGTACGTCCCTAAAGATGCTGAAGTATGTATCAGTACAATCCAACGTATGTACTCAATTCTCAAAGATGAAGAGTTAGATGAAGCCCTTGAAGAACAAAACCCAGCAGAGCAGCTCACTAAACCTAAAGAGCCTGTGCCTGTGGCATATAACCCTAAAGTGCCAATTGAGCATTTTGACTTCATCTTTATCGATGAGTGTCACCGTTCAATCTACAACCTTTGGCAACAAGTATTAGATTACTTTGATGGATTCCTTATCGGTCTGACAGCTACTCCTGATAATCGAACATTTGGTTTCTTTAAACAAAATGTGGTTAGTGATTATGACCATGAAAAAGCAGTGGCTGATGGTGTAAACGTGGGTAACGAAGTCTTCACGATCCAAACCAAAATCACTAAAGAGGGGGAGAAGTTACGAGCCAAACAGCAAGTTGAGCATCGTGAACGTGTTACGAGGAAGAAGCGCTGGGAACAGCAAGATGAAGACGAAGCATATACAGCGAAGCAGTTAGATAAGGATATTGTCAACCCAAGTCAGATACGAACTGTGCTAACTACTTTCAGGGATAGTTTGCCGCAAATCTTCCCTAACCGTGAAGAAGTGCCGAAGACACTTATCTTTGCCAAGACGGATAGCCATGCAGATGACATCATTCAGATGGTTCGTGAAGTCTTTGATGAAGGCAATGACTTCTGTAAGAAGATCACGTATCGAGTGAAGAAAGATAAAACAGATTCAGAAGGAAACGTAGTTGAGAAAGGTGAAGATCCTAAGTCTGTGCTTTCTCAATTCCGAATGGGTTACAACCCTAGGATCGCTGTTACTGTGGATATGATTGCAACTGGTACAGATGTTAAGCCTCTTGAGTGTCTTGTATTCATGCGTGATGTGAAGAGTCGTAACTATTTCGAACAAATGAAAGGGCGCGGTACGCGAACTCTTGATTTAGATGAATTGAAGAAAGTGACACCATCAGCAACTACGGCGAAGACGCACTATGTAATTGTTGATGCGATTGGTGTTACTAAGTCTCTGAAAACTGCAAGCCAACCACTCATTACAAAACCATCAGTCCCATTAAAAGATCTAGCAATGGGAATTATGATGGGTGCTAGTGACACTGACTCAGTTAGCTCGTTAGCAGGTCGATTAGCTCGCTTGAATAAGCAATTGGATTCCCAAGAACATAAGCGCATCGAAGCCTTAACAGATGGTGTACCTATCACTCAGATTGTTAAAGGGCTTTTTGATGCTATTGATGGCGACAAAGTTGAAGAAAGAGCACGTATCATTGCAGGCCAGCATGGTGATATGGATCCTGGAGAAGAAAATAGATCGAAAGCGCAAGCTGAAATGGTTAGTCAGGTAGCGAACGTTTTCAATGGAGAATTGATTGAGCTAATTGATACGATCCGCAGAGAAAAAGACCAGAAAATTGACCATGAAAATTTGGATGAAGTGCTGGTTGCAGATTGGGAGAAGGCATCAGAGGAACAAGCAAAAGAACTTGCTGTTGAGTTTGGTGAGTTCCTAGAAGCTAACAAAGATGAAATAACAGCGTTAGAGATTTTCTATGATCAGCCTCATCGTCGTAGAGAAATTACGTATAGCATGATTAAAGAAGTGCTAGAGAAGTTGAAGTCAGATAAGCCCAAACTGGCTCCTTTGAACGTTTGGCAAGCATATGAACAACTTGATGATGTAAAAAGTAGCAAACCAATCGGTGAATTGACTGCTCTGGTCGCTTTGATTCGTCGTGTGGTAGGGATTGATGATAAAATCTCGAACTTTGATGAAACGGTTAGCAAAAACTTCCAGCGTTGGGTAATGAAACGCCACTCTGGAAGTAATCCGAAGTTTACAAATGAGCAGATGGATTGGTTGCGTATGATTCGAGATCACTTCACTGCATCGTTCCATTTTGAAATTGATGACTTAGATAGCACACCGTTTGATGGTGAGGGTGGTCTTGGAATGATGTATGAGCTCTTCGGTGACGAAATGAACAATATTATTGATGAATTGAATAGTGAGTTAGTGGCTTGA
- a CDS encoding restriction endonuclease subunit S: MENLSKESLPLGWELQLYKDVVETISTNGKKVNQKQYETSGTYPIFDQGQSYCSGYLSDEDKVINAKFPVLVFGDHTRAVKYVKEPFVAGADGVKVLEPNGKIIPELLLYFTQYLAVAIKDKGYARHYQWVAKEQIGIPPLQEQRRIVEKIEELFSELDSGIKSLTKAKQQLSVYRQALLKQAFEGKLTAQWREDNPDKLESPGDTLERLKRERDKRYQQKLDEWEVTVNQWKQDSSQGKKPSKPRKPKAVTQFNVDLPDFCQELPDSWFWDKLGHMTLAVEYGTSAKSSESGRVPVLRMGNIQNTKFDWGDLVFTSDEDEISKYTLNNGDVLFNRTNSPELVGKTAKYNGEREALFAGYLIRVNQFDNFVNSDYLNLFLNSYVSKRYGNTVKTDGVNQSNINGEKLSNYPFPYCSLAEQEQVVQILEEKISKIERSESEISMNLKKAELLRQSILKKAFSGKLVSQDSEDEPANELLKKIAIEKEELVEEAEKATVRKKKPTAKKTVKS, encoded by the coding sequence ATGGAAAACTTATCGAAAGAAAGCCTTCCTTTGGGTTGGGAGTTGCAACTATACAAAGATGTCGTTGAAACTATCAGCACAAATGGGAAAAAAGTAAATCAAAAGCAGTATGAGACCTCAGGGACGTACCCCATATTTGATCAAGGACAAAGCTACTGTTCAGGTTACTTGAGTGATGAAGATAAAGTTATCAATGCTAAATTTCCAGTTTTGGTTTTTGGTGATCACACAAGGGCAGTGAAATACGTCAAAGAACCTTTTGTTGCAGGTGCAGATGGGGTTAAGGTTCTTGAACCTAATGGGAAAATTATTCCAGAACTCCTTCTTTACTTTACTCAATATTTAGCAGTTGCAATCAAAGACAAAGGATACGCTAGACATTATCAATGGGTGGCTAAAGAACAAATTGGTATTCCGCCACTACAAGAGCAAAGACGTATTGTTGAGAAAATTGAAGAGCTATTCTCAGAGTTAGATTCAGGCATCAAGAGCCTAACTAAAGCAAAGCAACAGCTATCTGTTTATCGACAAGCTCTTCTTAAACAAGCCTTTGAAGGAAAGCTAACCGCTCAGTGGCGTGAAGATAATCCAGATAAATTAGAGTCGCCAGGTGATACTCTTGAAAGGTTAAAACGTGAGCGTGACAAACGTTATCAACAGAAACTTGATGAGTGGGAAGTAACTGTAAATCAATGGAAACAAGATAGCTCACAAGGAAAGAAACCATCTAAACCACGAAAACCTAAAGCGGTCACTCAGTTTAATGTTGATTTACCAGATTTCTGTCAGGAACTACCTGATAGCTGGTTCTGGGATAAATTAGGGCATATGACTCTGGCTGTAGAGTACGGAACGTCAGCAAAGTCTTCTGAGAGTGGGAGAGTTCCTGTACTTCGAATGGGAAATATTCAGAACACGAAGTTCGATTGGGGCGATCTTGTATTTACTTCTGATGAAGATGAGATATCAAAGTACACACTAAATAACGGGGACGTTCTGTTTAATCGAACTAATAGCCCTGAGTTAGTCGGCAAAACTGCAAAATATAATGGTGAACGTGAAGCATTGTTTGCTGGTTATCTTATTCGCGTCAACCAATTTGATAATTTTGTAAATAGTGATTATTTGAATTTATTTTTGAACTCATACGTTAGTAAACGATATGGTAATACAGTTAAAACTGACGGAGTGAATCAGTCGAACATTAATGGAGAAAAGCTATCAAACTATCCATTCCCATATTGTTCATTGGCAGAACAAGAACAAGTGGTTCAGATTCTTGAAGAAAAAATATCCAAGATTGAGCGAAGCGAATCAGAGATTAGTATGAATCTCAAAAAAGCGGAGCTCCTTCGTCAGTCGATTCTTAAAAAGGCATTCTCTGGCAAGCTTGTTTCTCAAGATTCAGAAGATGAGCCAGCAAATGAATTGCTAAAGAAAATAGCAATAGAAAAAGAAGAGCTGGTTGAGGAAGCGGAAAAAGCTACTGTACGTAAGAAAAAACCGACTGCTAAGAAGACAGTAAAATCATAA
- a CDS encoding HsdM family class I SAM-dependent methyltransferase — MNTQSIISKVWSFCTTLRDDGVGYGDYLTQITYLIFLKMADEYSKPPYNRDVGVPEEYNWKSIKSESGAALEVQYVSVLRELGKQKGMLGQIFTKAQNQIQDPAKLKRLIDMIDGEKWVMLGADVKGNIYEGLLERNAEDTKSGAGQYFTPRALISTMVKCMKPQPKQTIADPACGTGGFFLSAYDYLTDKNNYKLDKEDKAFLKNETFFGNEIVANTRRLCLMNMFLHNIGEIDGESLVSGDDALIAQPSKTVDMVLANPPFGKKSSMTFTNKEGEQETDDLTYNRQDFWATTSNKQVNFVQHIRSMLKTTGRAAVVLPDNVLFEGGAGETVRKKLMESTELHTILRLPTGIFYANGVKANVLFFDNKPAQKDAWTKDIWIYDYRTNVHHTLKKKPMTMDHLEDFVKCYNPDNRHDRTETWNEDTNPDGRWRKYSREDVLARDKTSLDIFWLKDKSLTDLENLPVPDELAEEIIENMEAGLDSFRQVLAALK, encoded by the coding sequence ATGAACACACAAAGTATTATTTCTAAGGTTTGGAGTTTTTGTACAACGTTGCGTGATGACGGTGTTGGCTATGGTGACTACCTAACTCAGATAACATACCTCATCTTCCTCAAAATGGCAGATGAATACAGTAAGCCACCATACAACCGTGATGTTGGTGTACCAGAAGAATACAACTGGAAGAGTATTAAGTCAGAATCGGGGGCAGCGCTAGAAGTTCAGTATGTATCTGTTCTACGTGAACTTGGCAAGCAAAAAGGTATGCTGGGTCAAATCTTTACTAAAGCACAAAACCAGATTCAAGATCCTGCGAAACTAAAACGTCTTATCGATATGATTGACGGTGAGAAGTGGGTAATGCTTGGCGCAGATGTTAAGGGTAACATCTATGAAGGTTTGCTTGAGCGAAACGCTGAAGATACTAAGTCTGGTGCAGGTCAATACTTTACTCCTCGTGCATTAATTTCAACGATGGTTAAGTGTATGAAGCCTCAGCCAAAGCAAACTATTGCTGACCCTGCTTGTGGTACAGGTGGTTTCTTCTTATCGGCTTATGATTACCTAACAGATAAAAACAATTATAAATTAGACAAAGAAGATAAGGCTTTTTTGAAGAATGAGACTTTCTTCGGAAATGAGATTGTTGCGAACACTCGTCGCCTATGTCTGATGAACATGTTCTTACACAACATCGGTGAGATTGATGGTGAAAGCCTAGTAAGTGGTGATGACGCATTGATTGCTCAACCATCGAAAACGGTAGATATGGTTCTTGCCAACCCTCCATTTGGTAAGAAGAGTAGCATGACATTCACCAATAAAGAGGGTGAACAGGAGACTGATGATCTTACATATAATCGTCAAGACTTCTGGGCTACGACATCGAACAAACAGGTTAACTTCGTTCAGCATATCCGTAGTATGTTGAAAACGACAGGTCGAGCGGCAGTTGTACTTCCAGATAACGTATTGTTCGAAGGTGGAGCTGGTGAAACAGTACGTAAGAAGCTAATGGAAAGTACCGAGCTTCATACAATCTTGCGCCTTCCGACTGGTATATTCTATGCCAACGGTGTGAAAGCAAACGTTTTATTCTTCGATAACAAACCTGCTCAGAAGGATGCTTGGACTAAAGATATTTGGATTTACGACTACCGTACTAACGTCCATCATACCTTGAAGAAAAAGCCAATGACGATGGATCATCTAGAAGACTTCGTTAAGTGCTACAACCCTGATAATCGTCATGATCGTACCGAAACGTGGAATGAAGATACTAATCCAGATGGCCGCTGGCGCAAATACTCTCGTGAAGATGTACTAGCTCGCGATAAAACCAGTTTGGATATTTTCTGGTTAAAAGATAAGTCACTAACAGATCTTGAAAATCTACCGGTGCCAGATGAGCTAGCTGAAGAAATCATTGAGAATATGGAAGCAGGTTTAGACAGTTTCCGTCAGGTACTAGCAGCGCTAAAATAG